The window GGGAGTTGGGAAGGATCGTCCGCGGGCGGGGCCCGGGTCTCTTCGCTCCGAATCACAGTGATGGAGCCCGGGGAACGCACCGCGACGGGCGTGGTTCTGTTGATGACTTTCGTGGCGCAAAAAGGCCACCAAGGCACCACACCGGAGGAATTGTCAGCACGCGGGTCCGCGGCGGATATCGCCTTACCTTTGAGTGTCCCCAGCCGACCCTGTGCTGCTGGTCCCAAGTGTGCACCCGTCGTCGCGCTGGCTTTCTGTCAGACGATATCCCCACGTTCGACCGGCCCTCGAAGATTGGGGCTACATCGACGGCTTCGGCAACGCTGCGGCCGCTGATGGCCGAACTTCAGCCCCGGCAGAGATCGCCCGGCGCGGACCGGCAAACTGCCGCGGTATGGCATTTTATTCTAACGCCACTTGAGCTGCCTGATAGCAGTGCTCGATGTCGGCGATGTCGGAGGCTTCCGACGCCCCGCGGCGGCCGGCTTCGGCGATGATCGCGGCGTGGTCGAGCAAGGCGTCGCGTTGGCTGGCCACGCGGACGTTGACCGCAAGCCGCGCGATGATGCTGAGCATATGTATCATGACCGCTGGGTGGGTGGCTCCGGCTTGCCGGATCTGGTGGAAAGCGACGTCCACAAGACCACGGAAGCTCGACGCTCGGCCGACCACGCGCACCACGCCGGCCTCATCGCAAAACACCTCAGGCTGGAGTTCCCGCCGCATCAGGTCGCCGAGCGCAGCGCCCAGGCGATCGATAACGGCAATGGCAGTGAAGGGATCGTTGATTCCCGACGAAAGCGCGCGCACGGCGATTTCGACCAAGTGGCGGATCGAGAACTCCAGATCCTGGACCGCCGTGCGGTCTTCGCCGACCAGGATGGCGCCTTCGATCTCGGTCGCCAAATCCGGCCCGAGCAGGCGCCCTGGATAGATATCGGCCTTGTGCGATCCGCGAATGACGAAATGACCGGCACGGAAGTCTAAGCGGACCACCGCCCTGTGCCGGCAGGCGATTTCCACGAGCCGCTCATACTCGACCGCCTGCACATAGCCTTCGCCGGACAGCCACAAAGAGGCCGCACTGTCATCGAAGTCGGCCGGCAGCACGTCATCGGCCCTCGGCTGTTCGACGGGCGGTTGGCCGTCGTCCTCCGCCGGCAGTAGCCGTGAGATCGTATTGCGGAGATCCCTGTCGACACGCCGGACCACTGTATCGGAAACGATCGATCGAGCCAAATTGTGGATAAAAAACAGCAGCGCGAACAGGTTGATGAGGGCGAGCGCGGTCCCGAGCGTGACCGCAATATGCGGCACCGCGGAAATGTCGAGCTCGCTGTTGAGGGTGCGCAGCACTAGCAGGCAATAAATGATGGTCATCAGGAAGATGCCGAATACGAGTTGTGTGCGGAGATCGCCCATGAAGCTGCGGACCAGCCGTGGTCCGAGTTGACTGGCGGCCAGCGTCAACACCACCATGGTGATCGATATGACGAGCGTCGCCATCGTGATCATTGAGGAGAAGACGGTCGATAGCAAATTGCGGGCGTCCTCCGGCCCGCCGCTGTGGAGCCACCAAAACTGCCGGGCATTCTCCTCCGGCAGGCCGGCATCGAGGTTGAGGGCCATCATAGCCAGCCCGACCGCGCCGAGAGCCATGAGCGTGGGTACAAACCAGAGGCCGGTCCGCAGCGTCGCCCAAAGATTGTAGAGACGGTTCATCATCGTCGGCCTCGCGGGGTGAAATACAATCCACCGTGTTCAACTTTGGCAGGTGAACACCATCTGGTAAACGTCCATGATCCTTTGTGGTCAGCAGAGGAGCGACGAGACGGCGGCGCCCTGCGCGGGCCCTTGCCGGCATGTTCGGCGCGATCATGCAGGCGAGGGCAACCAACCGGATAGCGCGGGCGCCTGCAGTTGGCATCTCAAGCCGGCCGCTCCACTGTGATCTGCGTCACGTCGCAAATCCCGCTCGCGAAGGCTGCGGCGCACGAGGTGAGATAGAAATTCCACATCCTCCGGAACCGATCGTCGAAGCCCTGGTCCGCGATCGCGCTCCAGTTTTCGTTGAACGACTGGTGCCAGCGGCGGAGCGTCTGGCTGTAGCTCTCGCCGAACTCAACTGAATGGACGGACCGAAGGCCAGCACGCTCAAGTTCAGCGAGGAGCGCGCTGCGCGAGGGCAGCATGCCTCCGGGAAAAATGTATTTCTGGATGAAGTCAACGCCGCGGCGGTATGTATCCCAGCGGCGGTCCTGGACGGTGATGATTTGCAGTGTAGCGTGTCGGCCTGGGTTCAGGCGTTCGCGGACGGTCTCGAAGTAGACTGGCCAGTAGCGCTCGCCCACCGCCTCGAACATCTCGATCGAGGCGATGCCGTCATAGCGGCCGCGCGCGTCGCGGTAGTCCTGGAGCCTGATCTCGACCCGGTCGTCGAGGCCCGCGCGCCGGATCCGCTCCCGGGCGTAGTCGTGCTGTGCTTGGCTGATGGTGAGCCCGGTGACGTGCAGCCCTCGCTCGGCCGCAGCATATTCGGCAAAGCCGCCCCAGCCGCAGCCGATCTCCAGTACGTGCTCGCCCGGCTCGGCGCCCATCTCGTCGATCAGGCTCGCGTACTTGGCGGTCTGCGCCGCCTCGAGGCTCTCCTGCCCGGTCGCGAACTTCGCCGATGAATAGGTCATCGTCTCGTCGAGCCAGAGCCGATAGAAGTCGTTGCCGAGGTCGTAGTGCGCGGCGATGTTGCGCCGCGCCTGAGACCGCGTGTTGCCGCGGAACGCGTGCCGCGCCCATTCGACGAGCCGGAGCAGGCCCATGCCCGGGAAGCCGTCGTAGATGTCGTCGCCGGCAACGTGGACGAAATCCATGAAATCCTGCAGGTCCGGCGTCGACCAGCCGCCGGCCAGATACGCTTCTGAAAATCCCAGGTCCCCCTCGCGGATCAACCGCGCGAAGAGGTCGGGGTCGTGCACGTGCAGCTCGGCTACCGGCCCCGGCCGCGCGCCGTCCGCGCGGAATCGGCGGCCGTCGGGCAGCACGAAGGTAATCCTCCCCGCCTTCATCCCGCAGGCTCTGGCGAAGACAGACGCAAAGTAGCGCGGCAAGTCGCTCTGTCCCTCGGTCGTCGTCAACGCCTTCACTTAATCCCCTCCTGCGTTTTCCTGGCGGGATAAACGGCGGTCTTCAGGCTGATCAGGCGGTTAATGCAGCGCTTCATGTTGGCCTGCAGTCCTTCGGGAGCGCTAAATGCTGTGCCTGACCGCCAGGCGGGCCTGCTTGAACCTCCCTTTTTCAGCAGCCTGTAATACCCTGAAGGCTGAGCGCATGTAGGATCGGTGGCGATCTAGATTCCGCACATGCACTGCGCCCTGTTTTCGCCAGCTCTAACCTTGTTTCCATGTAATCTGCCTCACGGAGTACGTCCAATGGTAGAACCAAAACATCAGCGCGAGAGTTCCCAAAAGGATGTTGGCTTCCGCCCGGGGAGTCGTCAGTCCCGAGCAGTATCCTTCATCCGACAGCAACGATCGCCTGGCCGTCCTGTCCATCATGATTCGCATCGTCTCCCTCGATTCGCTCTTCCTTGCGCACTGATTCCATTGGGAATCACCCGAACCCACCCCGATTCCGAGTGACCTTGCGGCTCGGCACGCATGCCGATGCAGGCGCAAAGTCGTCGCCCGAATGGTGCCGATGCCGGGTTTCGCCCCCGTTTTCGGCCGGTTTCTGCCTCATTCCGGAACAGCGGGCACACTTTGCACCGTCGCTAACCCCTCGTGAGAAAAGGATTTTCTTAAGGGTTTGTTAATCCTCTCCGGCCGTCTGGGGCGATTTTGTGTCGTTTGAGCAACAGGGATCGGGGAAGGGCGGCGCAAAGGAGTTGATCTCGCAAGTTGGTCGTTGCGCGCCCCACCCGGTTTTGTATTTTCAACTCCGGAAGCAAGGGCGGTTGATCGTCCGACTTCTTGAACGAATTGGGGATGGGGCAGGGAACGCTGTCCTTCAGCAAAGATACCCAGACCCGTGTGAAACTTTTGACTGGAGGTCAGAAATGAACATCAAGAGCCTTCTTCTCGGCTCCGCTGCTGCGCTCGCAGCAGTCTCCGGCGCTCAGGCTGCCGACGCGATCGTCGCTGCCGAGCCGGAGCCCATGGAATACGTTCGCGTTTGCGACGCTTTCGGTACGGGCTACTTCTACATCCCGGGCACGGAAACCTGCCTCAAGATCGGCGGCTTCATCCGCGTTCAGGGCGACTTCGGCCGTGACGAAGGTGCGTGGGGCGGTTCTGTCCATGCGTCCGACTGGGATGTCTTCTCCCGCGCCTACATCTCATTCGATGCCAAGAGCGATACCGAGTTCGGCACGCTCACCGGCTTCGCCGCGATCGAATTCAACGCTGACAACGACACCGACGCAGGCGACAGCCGCATCGACGTCGACGAAGCCTACATCCAGCTCGGCGGCCTGAAGGCCGGCTTCTTCTACAGCTGGTGGGATAAGGGCCTGAACGGCGAAACCGACGACCTCTCCAGCAACTCGGAATTCAACTCGATCGCCTATCTCTATGACGGCGGCACGTTCCAGGCTGGTATCGCTGTCGATGAACTCCAGGGCATCACCTCGAGCCCGAACGGCGTTGGCGTTGAAGGCATCGTCTCCGCTGCGCTCGGCGGTGTAGCCTTCGACCTGCTCGGCGGCTTCGATACGGAAGTCGAAGAAGGTGCAATCCGCGCCCTGCTTTCGGCCGACGTTGGCCCGGGCGTCTTC is drawn from Sinorhizobium sojae CCBAU 05684 and contains these coding sequences:
- a CDS encoding DUF2254 domain-containing protein, which codes for MMNRLYNLWATLRTGLWFVPTLMALGAVGLAMMALNLDAGLPEENARQFWWLHSGGPEDARNLLSTVFSSMITMATLVISITMVVLTLAASQLGPRLVRSFMGDLRTQLVFGIFLMTIIYCLLVLRTLNSELDISAVPHIAVTLGTALALINLFALLFFIHNLARSIVSDTVVRRVDRDLRNTISRLLPAEDDGQPPVEQPRADDVLPADFDDSAASLWLSGEGYVQAVEYERLVEIACRHRAVVRLDFRAGHFVIRGSHKADIYPGRLLGPDLATEIEGAILVGEDRTAVQDLEFSIRHLVEIAVRALSSGINDPFTAIAVIDRLGAALGDLMRRELQPEVFCDEAGVVRVVGRASSFRGLVDVAFHQIRQAGATHPAVMIHMLSIIARLAVNVRVASQRDALLDHAAIIAEAGRRGASEASDIADIEHCYQAAQVALE
- a CDS encoding porin, with protein sequence MNIKSLLLGSAAALAAVSGAQAADAIVAAEPEPMEYVRVCDAFGTGYFYIPGTETCLKIGGFIRVQGDFGRDEGAWGGSVHASDWDVFSRAYISFDAKSDTEFGTLTGFAAIEFNADNDTDAGDSRIDVDEAYIQLGGLKAGFFYSWWDKGLNGETDDLSSNSEFNSIAYLYDGGTFQAGIAVDELQGITSSPNGVGVEGIVSAALGGVAFDLLGGFDTEVEEGAIRALLSADVGPGVFQLAGIWASDPNAYWALSEWTVAASYRYNVTEKFAITPGVQYFDNVNLSDSPIGAFGGGDGWVAGVTLDYQITEGLATRVSVDYEDFDGREDEVSGFIRLQRDF
- a CDS encoding SAM-dependent methyltransferase, whose product is MKALTTTEGQSDLPRYFASVFARACGMKAGRITFVLPDGRRFRADGARPGPVAELHVHDPDLFARLIREGDLGFSEAYLAGGWSTPDLQDFMDFVHVAGDDIYDGFPGMGLLRLVEWARHAFRGNTRSQARRNIAAHYDLGNDFYRLWLDETMTYSSAKFATGQESLEAAQTAKYASLIDEMGAEPGEHVLEIGCGWGGFAEYAAAERGLHVTGLTISQAQHDYARERIRRAGLDDRVEIRLQDYRDARGRYDGIASIEMFEAVGERYWPVYFETVRERLNPGRHATLQIITVQDRRWDTYRRGVDFIQKYIFPGGMLPSRSALLAELERAGLRSVHSVEFGESYSQTLRRWHQSFNENWSAIADQGFDDRFRRMWNFYLTSCAAAFASGICDVTQITVERPA